Proteins encoded in a region of the Zea mays cultivar B73 chromosome 4, Zm-B73-REFERENCE-NAM-5.0, whole genome shotgun sequence genome:
- the LOC103652837 gene encoding zinc-finger homeodomain protein 4 isoform X2, producing MDLSGTQGELAIPMHANVASPYGAGVGGHVLQLHRDHGSNNGQSPAPPLPPPPAAAEETESSAKKRGPAAGAGGGGGSSTVKYRECLKNHAAAIGGNATDGCGEFMPSGEEGSLEALKCSACGCHRNFHRKEVDDEDDDMYGAAEGFSGLGLGLGLGHGHGHRAARRLLAPAMAHPHHKSGGGGLLISGADPYAAYASARALPPALPPPPGHAHHHHQYVMPLNMMHTSESDDMEGGRGGCGDAARGSGGSSSSRKRFRTKFTPEQKARMLEFAERVGWRLQKLDDGMVQAFCQEIGVKRRVLKVWMHNNKHNLATKRLEASPAQEQAMAGMASPPPPPPPPQLHLPLQMPAGVMPPPPPPPQAGSSCHRGGPGSPLPLKLE from the coding sequence ATGGATCTATCTGGCACGCAGGGCGAGCTCGCGATCCCAATGCACGCCAACGTCGCGTCGCCCTACGGAGCCGGCGTCGGCGGCCATGTCCTGCAGCTGCACCGTGACCACGGCAGCAACAACGGCCAGTCTCCGGCGCCGCCGCTGCCACCACCGCCTGCCGCGGCGGAGGAGACGGAGAGCTCGGCGAAGAAGCGCGGTCCGGCAGCCGgggccggcggcggcgggggcAGCTCCACGGTGAAGTACCgggagtgcctcaagaatcacgcgGCGGCCATCGGCGGGAACGCCACCGACGGGTGTGGCGAGTTCATGCCAAGCGGCGAGGAGGGCTCGTTGGAGGCGCTCAAGTGCTCCGCCTGCGGCTGCCACCGCAATTTCCACCGCAAGGAGGTggacgacgaggacgacgacatgtACGGCGCCGCCGAAGGCTTCAGCGGCCTCggtctcggcctcggcctcgggcacGGCCACGGCCACCGTGCCGCCCGCCGCCTCCTGGCCCCCGCCATGGCGCACCCGCACCACAAGAGCGGCGGCGGGGGGCTCCTGATCTCCGGGGCCGACCCCTACGCCGCCTACGCGTCGGCGCGCGCGCTCCCTCcggcgctgccgccgccgccagggcacgcccaccaccaccaccagtacgTGATGCCGCTGAACATGATGCACACCTCGGAGTCCGACGACATGGAGGGCGGCCGCGGCGGCTGCGGGGACGCGGCGCGCGGCAGCGGCGGGTCGTCGTCGTCCAGGAAGCGGTTCCGCACCAAGTTCACCCCGGAGCAGAAGGCGCGCATGCTGGAGTTCGCGGAGCGCGTGGGGTGGCGCCTCCAGAAGCTGGACGACGGCATGGTGCAGGCCTTCTGCCAGGAGATCGGCGTGAAGCGGCGCGTGCTCAAGGTGTGGATGCACAACAACAAGCACAACCTCGCCACCAAGCGCCTCGAGGCCTCGCCGGCGCAGGAGCAGGCGATGGCGGGCAtggcgtcgccgccgccgccgccgccacccccaCAGCTGCACTTGCCTCTGCAGATGCCCGCTGGAGtcatgccgccgccgccgccgccgccgcaggccGGGTCGTCCTGTCACCGCGGCGGTCCCGGCTCCCCGCTGCCGCTCAAGCTCGAGTGA
- the LOC103652837 gene encoding zinc-finger homeodomain protein 4 isoform X1, which produces MVSIVPLQRTEASAAPARSIFSLERRLREEDDGSGPGGMDLSGTQGELAIPMHANVASPYGAGVGGHVLQLHRDHGSNNGQSPAPPLPPPPAAAEETESSAKKRGPAAGAGGGGGSSTVKYRECLKNHAAAIGGNATDGCGEFMPSGEEGSLEALKCSACGCHRNFHRKEVDDEDDDMYGAAEGFSGLGLGLGLGHGHGHRAARRLLAPAMAHPHHKSGGGGLLISGADPYAAYASARALPPALPPPPGHAHHHHQYVMPLNMMHTSESDDMEGGRGGCGDAARGSGGSSSSRKRFRTKFTPEQKARMLEFAERVGWRLQKLDDGMVQAFCQEIGVKRRVLKVWMHNNKHNLATKRLEASPAQEQAMAGMASPPPPPPPPQLHLPLQMPAGVMPPPPPPPQAGSSCHRGGPGSPLPLKLE; this is translated from the coding sequence ATGGTTTCCATTGTGCCGCTGCAGAGAACAGAAGCGTCAGCAGCACCAGCAAGAAGCATCTTCTCTCTGGAGCGGCGCCTCCGAGAAGAGGACGACGGATCGGGACCAGGAGGCATGGATCTATCTGGCACGCAGGGCGAGCTCGCGATCCCAATGCACGCCAACGTCGCGTCGCCCTACGGAGCCGGCGTCGGCGGCCATGTCCTGCAGCTGCACCGTGACCACGGCAGCAACAACGGCCAGTCTCCGGCGCCGCCGCTGCCACCACCGCCTGCCGCGGCGGAGGAGACGGAGAGCTCGGCGAAGAAGCGCGGTCCGGCAGCCGgggccggcggcggcgggggcAGCTCCACGGTGAAGTACCgggagtgcctcaagaatcacgcgGCGGCCATCGGCGGGAACGCCACCGACGGGTGTGGCGAGTTCATGCCAAGCGGCGAGGAGGGCTCGTTGGAGGCGCTCAAGTGCTCCGCCTGCGGCTGCCACCGCAATTTCCACCGCAAGGAGGTggacgacgaggacgacgacatgtACGGCGCCGCCGAAGGCTTCAGCGGCCTCggtctcggcctcggcctcgggcacGGCCACGGCCACCGTGCCGCCCGCCGCCTCCTGGCCCCCGCCATGGCGCACCCGCACCACAAGAGCGGCGGCGGGGGGCTCCTGATCTCCGGGGCCGACCCCTACGCCGCCTACGCGTCGGCGCGCGCGCTCCCTCcggcgctgccgccgccgccagggcacgcccaccaccaccaccagtacgTGATGCCGCTGAACATGATGCACACCTCGGAGTCCGACGACATGGAGGGCGGCCGCGGCGGCTGCGGGGACGCGGCGCGCGGCAGCGGCGGGTCGTCGTCGTCCAGGAAGCGGTTCCGCACCAAGTTCACCCCGGAGCAGAAGGCGCGCATGCTGGAGTTCGCGGAGCGCGTGGGGTGGCGCCTCCAGAAGCTGGACGACGGCATGGTGCAGGCCTTCTGCCAGGAGATCGGCGTGAAGCGGCGCGTGCTCAAGGTGTGGATGCACAACAACAAGCACAACCTCGCCACCAAGCGCCTCGAGGCCTCGCCGGCGCAGGAGCAGGCGATGGCGGGCAtggcgtcgccgccgccgccgccgccacccccaCAGCTGCACTTGCCTCTGCAGATGCCCGCTGGAGtcatgccgccgccgccgccgccgccgcaggccGGGTCGTCCTGTCACCGCGGCGGTCCCGGCTCCCCGCTGCCGCTCAAGCTCGAGTGA